The proteins below come from a single Rhizobium tropici CIAT 899 genomic window:
- a CDS encoding dihydrofolate reductase family protein: MRKIIAATFISLDSVMQAPGGPDEDPTGGFKYGGWVFPHSDEETGKTLFELFEKPFDLLLGRKTYEIFAAYWPYIDNDNPIANKFNSVTKYVATRGDAELKWNKSRSLGEDVVAAIKELKAGEGPDLLIQGSGDFIQTLLRHGLIDEYRLVIFPLVLGAGKKLFAGGAVPCAMKLLRSITSPTGVIFATYQPDGPVKTGSFVGPDPSEEEIERRKRLE, translated from the coding sequence ATGCGCAAGATTATCGCAGCGACATTCATCAGCCTCGACAGCGTCATGCAGGCACCCGGTGGTCCGGACGAGGATCCGACCGGTGGCTTCAAGTATGGCGGCTGGGTCTTCCCGCACTCTGACGAAGAAACCGGCAAGACGCTCTTCGAACTGTTCGAAAAGCCGTTCGATCTGCTGCTCGGTCGTAAGACATATGAGATTTTCGCAGCCTATTGGCCCTATATCGACAACGACAATCCGATTGCCAATAAATTCAACAGCGTCACCAAATATGTCGCGACGCGCGGCGACGCCGAATTGAAATGGAACAAGAGCCGATCGCTCGGCGAGGATGTCGTTGCTGCAATCAAGGAACTGAAGGCGGGTGAGGGGCCGGATCTGCTGATCCAGGGCAGTGGCGATTTCATTCAGACCCTCCTCCGCCACGGGCTGATCGACGAATACCGTCTAGTGATCTTTCCGCTGGTTCTAGGCGCCGGCAAAAAGCTTTTTGCCGGCGGGGCAGTGCCTTGTGCAATGAAGCTGCTGCGCAGCATAACCTCTCCAACCGGCGTCATCTTCGCGACCTATCAGCCGGACGGTCCGGTGAAGACCGGTTCCTTCGTCGGGCCGGATCCGTCTGAAGAGGAGATCGAGCGCCGCAAGCGACTGGAATAG
- a CDS encoding LysR family transcriptional regulator yields the protein MFNLDQLAAFVSVVDLGSFTAAADKVGLTQPAVSLQVKLLEQRLGVKLIERVGRRAQPSPAGLDLLAHARRIIEVCSIAEEAMTPFREGSVGRVRIGSGGTASIHLLPRAIAVAKKRMPDLEIIVRVGNIDEILRDLEANALDLAVVALPASGRSLEVEPFHEDELLAVAPKGSVMPEGGPDVEFMKAKTLLLYEGGNTRRATNEWFEAGGVNPEPAMEFGSVEAIKELVAAGLGWSILPEMALRRDKSDQLVTSPLKPRLVRQLGIVLRRDKHLTKGLREIIKSLREFPKTELTT from the coding sequence TTGTTCAACCTGGATCAGCTCGCCGCCTTTGTCAGTGTTGTCGATCTTGGAAGCTTTACAGCCGCTGCCGATAAGGTCGGGCTCACACAACCGGCTGTCAGCCTGCAGGTGAAACTGCTGGAGCAGCGTCTCGGCGTAAAGCTGATCGAGCGCGTCGGCAGGCGGGCGCAGCCCTCGCCGGCCGGGCTTGATTTGCTTGCGCATGCCCGCCGCATCATCGAAGTCTGCTCGATCGCAGAGGAGGCGATGACGCCTTTTCGAGAGGGATCGGTCGGACGCGTGCGGATCGGCAGCGGCGGCACCGCTTCGATTCATCTGCTGCCGCGCGCCATCGCCGTGGCAAAGAAGCGCATGCCGGATCTTGAGATCATCGTCCGTGTCGGCAATATCGACGAGATTCTGCGTGATCTCGAAGCCAATGCGCTGGATCTCGCGGTCGTCGCCCTGCCCGCCTCCGGCCGTTCGCTGGAAGTCGAGCCATTCCATGAAGACGAGCTTTTGGCCGTGGCCCCCAAGGGAAGCGTGATGCCGGAGGGCGGGCCGGATGTGGAGTTCATGAAAGCCAAGACGCTGCTGCTTTACGAAGGCGGCAACACGCGTCGGGCCACGAATGAATGGTTCGAGGCTGGCGGAGTTAACCCCGAGCCGGCCATGGAGTTCGGTAGTGTCGAGGCCATCAAGGAGCTGGTCGCCGCGGGGCTTGGATGGTCCATCCTTCCTGAGATGGCTCTGAGACGGGATAAGTCGGACCAGCTGGTTACCTCGCCGCTCAAGCCAAGGCTCGTTCGGCAACTCGGCATCGTGTTGCGTCGGGACAAACATCTCACGAAAGGTCTTCGCGAAATCATTAAATCCCTTCGCGAATTCCCGAAGACCGAGCTCACTACGTAA
- a CDS encoding DUF1127 domain-containing protein, with the protein MTTDIDRPMQAAATVAGRGRRKPGLWRKALKRFLTYLEKRETRWSLRELTDDQLLDIGMTRAEARTEVNKSWFWG; encoded by the coding sequence ATGACGACCGATATCGACAGACCGATGCAAGCAGCGGCCACCGTTGCAGGTAGAGGTCGGCGAAAGCCGGGATTGTGGCGAAAAGCGCTGAAGAGATTCCTGACCTATCTTGAAAAGCGCGAGACGAGATGGAGCCTGCGCGAGCTGACCGATGACCAGCTTCTAGACATCGGCATGACGCGCGCCGAAGCCAGGACCGAAGTTAATAAGTCGTGGTTCTGGGGATAG
- a CDS encoding D-alanyl-D-alanine carboxypeptidase family protein, protein MLKTKSLLLAAAISTVSLLGAASTAEAGQASYLVDAHSGQVLEASNENELNYPASLTKMMTLYLAFEALHDGRLKWDQKLTMSENAESKEPFKFAIGAGRKVTMREAVEGIVVLSANDAAVAIAEQLGGSEENFGKIMTAKAHQLGMSKTVFKNPSGLPDPEQVTTAHDMATLGVALMRDFPEEFKLFSLRGMKFRGMKLRGHNNLMYRYAGADGIKTGYTDASGYNLVTSASKNGRRVVGVVMGEKTAQVRDDKMASLLDTYLAPVASTTTVSTGAPKQSSAN, encoded by the coding sequence ATGCTCAAGACAAAATCCCTGCTCCTCGCCGCGGCGATTTCGACCGTATCGCTTCTCGGCGCAGCTTCGACGGCGGAAGCCGGGCAGGCGAGTTATCTCGTGGATGCGCATAGTGGCCAGGTGCTGGAAGCGTCGAATGAGAACGAGTTGAATTATCCGGCCTCGCTCACGAAAATGATGACGCTTTATCTCGCCTTCGAAGCGCTGCATGACGGTCGCCTGAAATGGGATCAGAAGCTGACCATGTCGGAGAACGCCGAGAGCAAGGAGCCCTTCAAATTCGCGATCGGTGCAGGCCGCAAGGTCACGATGCGCGAAGCTGTCGAAGGCATCGTCGTCCTGTCGGCCAATGATGCGGCTGTCGCGATTGCCGAGCAGCTTGGCGGCTCGGAGGAGAACTTCGGCAAGATCATGACCGCGAAGGCGCATCAGCTTGGCATGAGCAAGACCGTCTTCAAGAATCCGTCAGGTTTGCCGGATCCGGAACAGGTCACGACCGCACACGACATGGCAACGCTGGGCGTTGCGCTCATGCGCGACTTTCCGGAAGAGTTCAAACTCTTCTCGCTGCGCGGCATGAAGTTCCGCGGCATGAAGCTGCGGGGCCATAACAATCTGATGTATCGCTACGCAGGCGCCGATGGCATCAAGACCGGCTATACCGATGCCTCCGGCTACAATCTCGTGACGTCAGCCTCGAAAAACGGCCGCCGCGTTGTCGGCGTCGTGATGGGCGAAAAGACGGCGCAAGTTCGCGACGACAAGATGGCGAGCCTTCTGGACACCTATCTGGCTCCCGTGGCATCAACCACCACTGTATCGACCGGCGCTCCCAAGCAAAGCTCGGCGAACTGA
- a CDS encoding class I SAM-dependent methyltransferase, with the protein MTYDDARLTRERDFHNERFGAVEERKEDSFYFAVRAAVDTYWRLVRAGCPEKDVLEYGCSNGMSSIGLAHSAKRITGIDISDVAIQQATDTAAGRGINNVAFQVDNAEDMTLPSAGFDVVFGSGILHHLVLEKSLSEIRRVLRPGGKAFFFEPLGHNPVINLYRNRTPEARTVDEHPLLKSDFEIVRKYFSKCDLEFFGLAALASIPFRRSPLGAAVRGTGERIDNLLLKIPSIRWHAWIVVMTLEA; encoded by the coding sequence ATGACGTATGATGATGCACGTTTGACGCGTGAGCGCGACTTTCACAATGAACGCTTCGGTGCAGTGGAGGAGCGCAAGGAGGATTCGTTTTATTTCGCCGTCAGAGCCGCTGTGGACACCTATTGGCGGCTGGTGAGGGCGGGTTGTCCCGAAAAAGATGTGCTCGAATACGGATGCTCGAACGGCATGAGCAGCATTGGTCTTGCGCACTCCGCCAAGCGGATCACCGGTATCGACATTTCTGATGTCGCTATTCAACAGGCTACGGATACGGCGGCTGGCCGTGGAATCAACAACGTGGCCTTCCAGGTCGACAATGCGGAAGACATGACGTTGCCGTCGGCGGGTTTTGACGTCGTCTTCGGTAGCGGCATCCTGCACCATCTGGTTCTGGAGAAATCGCTTAGCGAGATCCGGCGTGTGCTCAGACCCGGTGGCAAGGCTTTCTTCTTCGAACCACTCGGCCACAACCCCGTGATCAATCTCTATCGCAACCGGACGCCGGAGGCCCGTACGGTCGATGAGCATCCGCTCTTGAAATCCGACTTCGAAATCGTGCGCAAATATTTCTCGAAGTGTGATCTGGAGTTTTTCGGGCTCGCTGCGCTTGCTTCCATTCCCTTTCGCAGGAGCCCGCTCGGCGCCGCGGTCCGGGGTACAGGCGAACGGATCGACAATCTGCTGCTCAAAATCCCAAGCATCAGATGGCATGCCTGGATCGTCGTCATGACATTGGAGGCATGA
- a CDS encoding SRPBCC family protein — protein MSEASDGKRTDTASRIVRATPHAIFRAFLDPEALASWLPPKGMTCRIQVFEPHKGGSYRMALFYDAPDHSTPGKSSEHTDIISGRFIEIVADERIVQAVDFESDDDAFGGTMTISWSLTEVPTGTRVAVVCENVPYGIRREDHDEGLKSTLENLANHLE, from the coding sequence ATGAGCGAGGCTTCGGACGGCAAAAGGACCGATACGGCTTCCCGGATAGTTCGTGCGACACCACACGCGATCTTCAGGGCTTTCCTCGATCCCGAAGCACTGGCCTCATGGCTTCCGCCGAAAGGCATGACGTGCCGCATCCAGGTCTTCGAGCCGCATAAAGGCGGCAGTTATCGAATGGCGCTATTCTATGACGCACCGGATCATTCGACGCCTGGGAAATCCTCGGAGCATACCGACATTATCTCTGGTCGGTTCATTGAGATCGTGGCGGATGAACGCATCGTTCAGGCGGTGGATTTCGAATCCGATGACGACGCATTCGGCGGGACGATGACCATAAGCTGGTCCTTGACAGAAGTTCCGACCGGCACAAGGGTCGCCGTAGTTTGCGAGAACGTGCCTTACGGCATCCGCAGAGAAGATCATGACGAAGGACTGAAATCGACTCTCGAAAATCTCGCCAACCATCTGGAATAA
- a CDS encoding YbaK/EbsC family protein translates to MSEDIRKLSSLERVELAARTLGLDISIKRMEQSTRTAEEAAKAAGCAVGQIVKSLVFVNADTQALTLLLVSGAHNADTAYIAAAYGVRLKRADIDRVRDQTGFAIGGVAPIGHLVDLPVFMDESLLAYDQVWCAAGRPDSIFSCNPTTLAEKIAAKVIRIKAS, encoded by the coding sequence ATGAGCGAAGATATCAGGAAGCTTTCCAGTCTGGAGCGCGTCGAACTTGCGGCGCGCACGCTGGGGCTCGACATCTCGATCAAGCGCATGGAGCAATCGACACGGACCGCCGAAGAAGCTGCCAAGGCCGCAGGATGCGCCGTCGGCCAGATCGTGAAATCTCTGGTTTTCGTCAATGCCGATACGCAGGCGCTGACACTACTTCTTGTTTCCGGCGCCCACAATGCCGACACCGCTTATATTGCAGCGGCTTATGGCGTTCGGCTGAAGCGTGCGGATATCGATCGCGTTCGCGACCAAACCGGCTTTGCCATCGGCGGCGTCGCGCCCATCGGCCATTTGGTCGATCTGCCTGTCTTTATGGACGAGAGCCTTTTGGCTTATGATCAGGTCTGGTGCGCGGCCGGGCGTCCGGACAGCATTTTCTCCTGCAATCCAACGACGCTGGCCGAGAAGATTGCCGCCAAGGTGATCCGCATCAAAGCGAGCTAG
- a CDS encoding MBL fold metallo-hydrolase produces MTYRRRFTILGCSSSPGVPRITGDWGACDPKNVKNRRTRAAFLIEQIAPDGGITTVVIDTGPDFREQMIHAGVSFIDAVLYTHAHADHIHGIDDLRGYFHISNERIPIYADPPTMDRIREGFRYCLETPAGSNYPPIVRPVLIENLEKSFVIDGAGGPIRFWPHKQVHGDIHSLGFRIGKLAYCSDISDFPPESIERVQNLDVLIIDALQYRPHPSHLSLQQSLEWVERLAPKHAILTHMHTPLDYETVLAETPDHVEPAYDQMQIELDVEDDEL; encoded by the coding sequence GTGACATACCGGCGGCGCTTCACCATTTTGGGCTGTTCATCGTCGCCGGGGGTTCCGCGTATTACCGGCGATTGGGGCGCCTGCGATCCGAAAAACGTTAAAAACCGCCGCACGCGCGCAGCCTTCCTCATCGAGCAGATCGCACCGGATGGCGGCATTACCACCGTCGTCATCGATACCGGTCCGGATTTCCGAGAACAGATGATCCATGCCGGTGTCAGCTTCATCGACGCCGTTCTCTATACCCACGCCCATGCCGACCATATCCACGGCATCGATGATCTGCGCGGCTATTTCCATATCTCGAACGAGCGCATCCCGATCTATGCCGATCCGCCGACGATGGACCGCATTCGCGAAGGCTTTCGCTACTGCCTGGAAACGCCTGCCGGCAGCAACTATCCGCCGATCGTGAGGCCGGTGCTGATCGAAAATCTCGAGAAAAGTTTCGTGATCGATGGGGCAGGCGGTCCGATCCGCTTCTGGCCGCACAAGCAGGTACACGGCGATATCCATTCGTTGGGCTTCCGTATCGGCAAACTCGCTTATTGCAGCGATATCAGCGACTTCCCACCGGAATCGATAGAAAGAGTTCAAAACCTCGACGTTCTGATCATCGACGCGTTGCAGTATCGGCCGCATCCAAGCCATCTGTCGTTGCAGCAATCGCTCGAATGGGTCGAACGCTTAGCGCCGAAACACGCCATCTTGACCCACATGCATACGCCGCTCGATTATGAAACCGTACTGGCTGAAACGCCCGATCATGTCGAGCCGGCCTACGATCAGATGCAGATCGAACTCGACGTGGAGGATGATGAGCTATGA
- a CDS encoding TatD family hydrolase yields the protein MLIDTHCHLDFADFEEERDAIVARAHEMGVKQMVTISTKVRKLDGLLALTERYPSVFCSVGTHPNSADQELDIQTEDLVRLANQHEKIVAIGEAGLDYFYDTVKPEDQKTGFLRHIAAARETQLPLVIHSRSADEDMAAILTEETGKGAFPFILHCFSAGPALARTGVELGGYISFSGILTFPKSEELRDIAKTIPHDRLLVETDAPYLAPKRWRGKRNEPSYVVNTAEVLADTIGVSMDEIADITTENAFRCFSKMTRV from the coding sequence ATGCTGATCGACACGCATTGCCATCTGGATTTTGCCGACTTCGAAGAGGAGCGCGACGCGATCGTCGCTCGCGCCCACGAGATGGGCGTCAAGCAGATGGTCACCATTTCGACAAAGGTCAGGAAGCTCGACGGATTGCTTGCTCTTACCGAGCGTTATCCGTCGGTTTTCTGCTCGGTCGGCACCCATCCGAACAGCGCCGACCAGGAGCTGGATATCCAGACGGAAGATCTTGTGCGGCTGGCAAACCAGCATGAGAAGATCGTCGCGATCGGCGAGGCGGGTCTCGATTACTTCTACGACACCGTCAAGCCGGAAGATCAGAAGACCGGTTTCCTGCGCCATATAGCGGCCGCACGCGAAACGCAGCTGCCGCTCGTCATACACAGCCGCAGCGCCGACGAGGACATGGCCGCGATCCTGACAGAGGAAACAGGGAAGGGGGCTTTCCCCTTCATCCTGCATTGCTTTTCTGCCGGCCCTGCCCTTGCCCGAACGGGCGTCGAACTGGGCGGCTATATTTCCTTTTCCGGCATTCTGACCTTCCCGAAGTCGGAGGAGCTGCGTGACATCGCCAAGACAATCCCGCATGACCGGCTGCTGGTCGAGACCGACGCGCCGTATCTGGCGCCGAAACGCTGGAGGGGAAAACGCAACGAGCCGTCCTATGTCGTTAATACGGCCGAAGTGCTGGCCGATACGATCGGTGTCAGCATGGACGAGATCGCCGACATCACGACCGAAAACGCCTTCCGCTGCTTCTCCAAGATGACGAGGGTCTGA
- the metG gene encoding methionine--tRNA ligase, with protein sequence MTEKTPFYITTAIAYPNGKPHIGHAYELIATDALARFQRLDGRDVFFLTGTDEHGQKMQQTARAEGMEPQQLANRNSDEFQAMGKLLNASNDDFIRTTQARHHETSQNIWNLMADAGDIYKDSYAGWYSVRDEAYYQENETELRADGVRYGPQGTPVEWVEEASYFFKLSEYQDRLLKLYEENPDFIGPAERRNEVISFVKSGLKDLSISRTTFDWGIKVPNDPSHVMYVWVDALTNYITATGYIEDRNNPRAKYWPADLHIIGKDIIRFHAVYWPAFLMSAKLPLPKRVYAHGFLLNKGEKMSKSLGNVVDPVNLVNHFGLDQVRYFFLREVSFGQDGSYSEEAIGTRINSDLANGIGNLASRSLSMIVKNCDGQIPECGPLTDEDQALLAQADALLASTREDMGKQLIHRALASIIAVVSETDRYFASQEPWALKKTDPARMATVLYVTADVVRQIGILLQPFMPESSGKLLDLIAIPADKRDFAALGEAGRLVAGTPLEAPKPVFPRYVAPTAE encoded by the coding sequence ATGACCGAAAAAACTCCGTTCTACATCACCACCGCGATCGCCTATCCCAACGGCAAGCCGCATATCGGCCATGCCTATGAGCTGATCGCCACCGATGCGCTGGCACGTTTCCAGCGCCTCGATGGCCGCGATGTCTTCTTTCTGACGGGTACGGACGAGCATGGCCAGAAGATGCAGCAGACGGCGCGGGCCGAAGGCATGGAACCGCAGCAGCTCGCCAATCGCAATTCCGATGAATTCCAGGCGATGGGCAAGTTGCTGAATGCGTCGAATGACGATTTCATCCGCACGACGCAGGCGCGCCATCACGAGACCTCGCAGAACATCTGGAACCTGATGGCCGATGCCGGCGACATCTACAAGGATTCCTATGCCGGCTGGTATTCGGTGCGCGACGAAGCCTATTACCAGGAAAACGAAACAGAGCTGCGCGCCGATGGCGTGCGCTACGGCCCACAGGGCACGCCGGTCGAGTGGGTGGAGGAGGCAAGCTACTTCTTCAAGCTCTCCGAATACCAGGACCGGCTGCTGAAGCTTTACGAAGAGAACCCGGATTTCATTGGCCCGGCCGAACGCCGCAACGAAGTCATTTCCTTCGTCAAGTCCGGCCTGAAGGATCTGTCGATTTCCCGCACGACTTTCGACTGGGGTATCAAGGTGCCCAACGATCCGTCGCACGTCATGTATGTCTGGGTCGACGCTCTGACGAACTACATCACGGCGACCGGCTACATCGAGGATAGGAACAATCCGAGGGCGAAATACTGGCCTGCCGATCTTCATATCATCGGCAAGGATATCATTCGCTTCCACGCCGTCTACTGGCCGGCCTTCCTGATGTCAGCGAAGCTGCCGCTGCCGAAACGGGTCTATGCCCACGGCTTCCTGCTCAACAAGGGCGAGAAGATGTCGAAGTCGCTCGGCAATGTCGTCGATCCGGTCAACCTCGTGAACCATTTCGGCCTGGACCAGGTGCGCTATTTCTTCCTGCGCGAAGTCTCTTTCGGCCAGGACGGCAGCTACAGCGAAGAAGCGATCGGCACGCGCATCAACTCCGACCTCGCCAATGGCATTGGCAATCTCGCCAGCCGCTCGCTGTCGATGATCGTCAAGAATTGCGACGGCCAGATTCCGGAATGCGGTCCGCTGACCGACGAAGACCAGGCGCTTTTGGCTCAGGCCGACGCGTTGCTTGCCTCGACCCGCGAAGACATGGGCAAGCAGCTGATCCATCGCGCTCTCGCTTCCATCATCGCGGTTGTTTCCGAAACCGACCGCTATTTCGCGAGCCAGGAGCCCTGGGCGCTGAAGAAGACCGATCCGGCGCGCATGGCAACCGTGCTCTATGTCACGGCCGATGTCGTGCGTCAGATCGGCATTCTCCTGCAGCCCTTCATGCCGGAATCCTCGGGCAAACTCTTGGATCTCATCGCCATCCCAGCCGACAAGCGCGATTTCGCAGCCCTCGGCGAGGCCGGTCGCCTCGTTGCCGGAACGCCGCTGGAGGCCCCAAAGCCGGTCTTCCCGCGCTATGTCGCGCCGACTGCCGAATAA
- a CDS encoding sulfite exporter TauE/SafE family protein, with product MLVGITGVGGGSLMTPLLVLLFGVHPATAVGTDLLYAAITKTAGTAVHGMHGRVNWKVVSLLASGSVPAALAMLWIMAGVNRESPAVAHSITLSLGCLLLLTALMLIFRGQILEAIRKWRGERGTISPRNIALLTVILGLLLGILVTMTSVGAGALGVTVLLVLYPQTDVREIVGSDIVHAVPLTLIGGMGYWFIGEINWTMLFALLVGSIPGIVAGSLLAPRLHERSVRIILAVTLAIVAWKLILP from the coding sequence ATGCTCGTGGGCATTACAGGGGTTGGCGGCGGTTCGCTGATGACCCCTCTCCTCGTGCTTCTCTTCGGTGTCCATCCGGCAACGGCCGTCGGCACGGATCTGCTCTATGCCGCAATCACCAAGACCGCGGGAACGGCCGTGCACGGCATGCACGGACGCGTCAATTGGAAGGTTGTGAGCCTTTTGGCGTCAGGCAGCGTTCCGGCGGCGCTCGCCATGCTCTGGATCATGGCCGGCGTCAATCGCGAGAGCCCAGCCGTTGCTCATTCCATTACCCTGTCATTGGGCTGTCTTTTGCTTTTGACGGCGCTGATGCTGATTTTCCGTGGCCAGATCCTCGAGGCCATCCGCAAATGGCGCGGCGAGCGCGGAACGATATCGCCGCGCAACATTGCTCTGCTCACAGTCATCCTCGGCCTGCTGCTTGGGATTCTCGTTACGATGACCTCGGTCGGCGCCGGCGCGCTCGGTGTCACCGTCCTCCTGGTGCTCTATCCGCAGACGGATGTCCGCGAAATCGTCGGCTCCGATATCGTCCATGCCGTGCCGCTGACTTTGATCGGCGGCATGGGCTATTGGTTCATCGGCGAGATCAACTGGACGATGCTGTTCGCCCTGTTGGTGGGGTCAATTCCAGGTATCGTCGCCGGCAGCCTGCTCGCGCCTCGCCTGCATGAGCGGTCCGTACGCATCATTCTTGCCGTGACGCTCGCGATCGTTGCCTGGAAGCTGATCTTACCCTAG
- a CDS encoding LysR family transcriptional regulator, translated as MDDQGLSLDRMRTFVRVVERGSLSAAARELGLGQSTVTRHINELEAAVGVPLLGRTTRRVTLTEEGSRYYANCLQILRLVEQATEEARNARRSPAGAVRLSCTAALGVMHVTRMIFDFQDRYPDIRIDLNLTDERIDLAREGIDIALRLGPIADDAMKLVSIGKSHRRLVGSPDYFRRKGRPTSPADLAQHDSVVMSNISGSDQLILFAPDGMRLVVPVSGMLRVDHGLAARAALAAGRGIGPAHLWLVQDLLDAGTLEVLFDEYDLEAVPVSLLVVPERAGVARVRLLVDFLVTELKKLPGIAAD; from the coding sequence ATGGATGATCAAGGCCTTTCCCTGGATCGGATGCGGACCTTCGTCCGGGTCGTAGAACGTGGTAGTTTGTCGGCTGCCGCGCGCGAGCTTGGCCTTGGTCAATCGACGGTAACCCGCCATATCAATGAGTTGGAGGCGGCCGTCGGGGTCCCTCTTCTCGGAAGGACCACACGCCGCGTCACCCTCACCGAGGAAGGAAGCCGCTACTATGCAAACTGCCTGCAGATTCTGCGGCTTGTCGAGCAGGCTACCGAAGAAGCAAGAAATGCGCGGCGGTCGCCGGCAGGTGCCGTTCGCCTGTCCTGCACTGCCGCTCTCGGCGTCATGCACGTCACGCGGATGATTTTCGATTTTCAAGACCGATATCCGGACATCAGGATAGATCTTAATCTTACAGATGAGCGCATCGATCTTGCCCGGGAGGGGATTGATATCGCTTTGCGTCTGGGGCCGATCGCCGATGACGCCATGAAGCTCGTTTCCATCGGAAAAAGCCATCGAAGGCTCGTGGGTTCTCCCGATTATTTTCGCCGCAAGGGGCGGCCCACAAGTCCCGCCGACCTCGCGCAGCACGATAGCGTGGTAATGTCCAACATTTCCGGAAGCGATCAGCTTATTCTGTTTGCTCCGGATGGGATGCGTCTGGTGGTTCCGGTGAGCGGAATGCTGCGGGTCGATCACGGCCTCGCTGCTCGAGCTGCTTTGGCGGCCGGCCGCGGCATCGGTCCCGCTCACCTCTGGTTGGTTCAGGATCTGCTCGATGCCGGTACGCTCGAAGTCCTGTTTGACGAGTACGACCTTGAGGCGGTTCCCGTCAGCCTGCTCGTCGTACCCGAACGAGCAGGCGTCGCTCGCGTGCGGTTATTGGTCGATTTTCTCGTCACCGAGTTAAAGAAGCTGCCGGGCATCGCTGCTGACTGA
- a CDS encoding NmrA/HSCARG family protein, which translates to MTIHDKPLIAIVGATSKQGRSVTATLLQSQRFRVRALTRSKDSPSARALRALGAEIVTVPLELGRTKELVGAFEGAAGAFLMTPPIAPPDTSEAPLGRQLADAAVEAGVGHVVFSTLENVEKITGGTKYAPHFTDKAEVADYIRGLPVSHSFVMLAFFYTNLMEYYVPRYDGDTLLLPIYLPEDFAAPFVDPLTATGPVVLEIFSHPERYNGKTLPIVGDIISPREIVDTFRRVTGLKAEYRNAFSRDGLLRYFPEFAPNELLVRETLGMVEYAVEYGYFSGEHDLGWSRRLDPDTLNWEQFLRTTGWRGEKRAFGL; encoded by the coding sequence GTGACAATACATGACAAACCGTTGATCGCGATTGTCGGTGCGACGAGCAAGCAAGGGCGAAGCGTGACGGCGACGCTGCTTCAAAGTCAACGCTTCCGCGTCCGTGCGCTTACTCGGAGCAAGGATTCTCCCTCAGCGCGCGCGCTGCGGGCGTTAGGGGCGGAAATCGTGACGGTGCCGCTCGAACTCGGCCGGACAAAGGAACTCGTGGGTGCTTTCGAGGGCGCTGCCGGCGCCTTCCTGATGACGCCTCCCATCGCGCCGCCAGACACGAGTGAGGCGCCGCTCGGCCGGCAATTGGCCGACGCAGCCGTGGAGGCCGGGGTCGGCCATGTGGTCTTCAGCACGTTGGAGAATGTCGAAAAGATCACAGGCGGAACGAAGTATGCGCCACATTTCACCGACAAGGCAGAGGTTGCCGATTATATACGCGGACTTCCGGTCTCGCACTCCTTCGTCATGCTCGCGTTCTTCTACACCAATCTGATGGAATATTATGTTCCTCGTTATGACGGCGACACGCTTCTGCTGCCGATCTATCTGCCGGAAGACTTCGCCGCGCCTTTCGTCGATCCCTTGACGGCTACCGGTCCTGTCGTGCTGGAGATATTCTCCCACCCCGAACGCTACAATGGAAAGACACTTCCGATCGTCGGCGATATCATTTCACCGCGTGAGATAGTCGATACCTTCCGGCGCGTAACGGGTCTGAAAGCCGAATATCGGAACGCCTTTTCCAGGGACGGCCTCCTGCGGTATTTTCCGGAATTCGCCCCCAACGAGCTGCTCGTCCGCGAGACTTTGGGGATGGTCGAATATGCCGTCGAATATGGCTATTTCAGTGGAGAACATGATCTCGGCTGGAGTCGCCGCTTGGATCCAGACACATTGAACTGGGAGCAATTTTTGCGAACCACCGGCTGGCGCGGCGAAAAGCGAGCGTTCGGGCTTTAA